A single region of the Pontimicrobium sp. SW4 genome encodes:
- a CDS encoding NAD(P)/FAD-dependent oxidoreductase: MNRRYAIKQGGLVAISLALPLPIISFTKNNEMNITKKNEISETEVIIVGAGPSGLAAALFLARANRKVIIFNWGKKRMPEKAKIHEYLGFDNMNPNDYFLKTKKEVESFGGIFIEEKVMRIQKKENDTFTTFSENSEINSTALILATGAVDILPNIPGLKDGWGIDIHVCPCFTGYELNNKKLTLFGTQARLAHLSIFLTSWSNDITVIANEPFSGKEIAQLKQANIKVHIDKITEIIRSKGEIKYVSTKSGKEIESDGIFIATPIKAKSSLVKDLCEVDQNGFAITDKFYQSSTKGLWVIGNAHDPKGHMAQASSDGTQVGPFVANYLIHSKLEKQ; this comes from the coding sequence ATGAATCGAAGATATGCCATAAAACAAGGAGGTTTAGTTGCTATATCACTAGCTCTTCCATTACCTATAATCAGTTTTACAAAAAATAATGAAATGAATATTACAAAAAAGAACGAAATATCAGAGACAGAAGTCATAATTGTTGGAGCTGGCCCTTCTGGTTTAGCCGCAGCACTTTTTTTAGCTAGAGCCAATAGAAAAGTGATTATTTTTAACTGGGGCAAAAAGAGAATGCCAGAAAAGGCAAAAATACATGAATATTTAGGGTTTGATAATATGAACCCGAATGATTATTTTCTTAAAACAAAAAAAGAGGTAGAATCATTCGGAGGAATATTCATTGAAGAAAAAGTCATGAGAATTCAAAAAAAGGAAAATGATACCTTCACAACATTTTCCGAAAACTCTGAAATCAATTCTACAGCCTTGATTCTTGCAACAGGGGCTGTTGATATTTTACCCAATATTCCTGGATTAAAAGATGGTTGGGGTATTGATATCCATGTTTGCCCATGCTTTACTGGCTATGAATTAAACAATAAAAAGCTTACATTATTTGGGACTCAAGCTCGGTTAGCACATTTGAGTATATTTTTAACTTCATGGTCAAATGACATTACAGTTATTGCAAATGAACCTTTTTCTGGAAAAGAGATAGCTCAACTGAAACAGGCTAATATAAAAGTACACATAGATAAAATAACAGAAATAATCAGGTCAAAAGGAGAAATAAAATATGTATCAACTAAGTCTGGAAAAGAGATTGAGTCTGATGGCATATTCATTGCAACACCAATTAAGGCAAAATCATCATTAGTAAAAGACTTGTGCGAAGTAGATCAGAATGGTTTTGCTATTACTGACAAATTCTATCAATCAAGCACCAAAGGTTTATGGGTAATTGGAAATGCACATGACCCCAAAGGGCATATGGCTCAAGCTTCATCTGATGGCACACAAGTAGGACCCTTTGTAGCTAACTATTTAATACATTCAAAACTTGAAAAGCAATGA
- a CDS encoding tRNA (guanine-N1)-methyltransferase: protein MKLKYPLFIFLISLVSISILAQEQETQSINEGTIDEQFEFVLRKSGNFKGTNGQSYEAVKRSMLLTLQAHTIDSLNTLQSKLNTTRNTVAAQQKEINDLQTNLSKTQETLNTTNAEKDSMALFGMQMSKTGYNVLMWSIIAGLLTFLLVFIYKFKNSNSITKSAKSALEEVEIEFEEHRRSALEREQKVRRQLQDELNKQKG, encoded by the coding sequence ATGAAATTAAAGTATCCCCTTTTTATTTTTCTTATTTCTTTAGTATCTATAAGTATTCTAGCTCAAGAACAGGAAACTCAATCCATTAACGAAGGCACAATAGACGAACAATTTGAATTTGTCCTTAGAAAATCTGGTAACTTTAAAGGCACAAATGGGCAATCGTATGAAGCCGTAAAACGCAGTATGTTACTAACCTTACAAGCACATACAATTGATTCATTAAATACACTTCAAAGTAAATTAAATACTACCAGAAATACGGTAGCTGCTCAACAAAAAGAAATAAACGACCTTCAAACTAATCTGTCTAAAACTCAAGAAACCTTAAATACCACAAATGCCGAAAAAGACAGTATGGCTTTGTTTGGTATGCAAATGAGTAAAACAGGTTACAATGTATTAATGTGGTCCATTATTGCAGGTTTATTAACGTTCTTATTAGTTTTTATTTACAAGTTTAAAAACAGTAACTCAATAACAAAATCTGCTAAAAGTGCGCTTGAAGAAGTAGAAATAGAGTTTGAGGAGCATAGACGTTCAGCTCTTGAGAGAGAGCAAAAAGTAAGACGTCAATTACAAGACGAATTAAACAAGCAAAAAGGATAA
- a CDS encoding alpha/beta fold hydrolase has translation MKPITKYTKSDNFNIAYQVIGNGPVDIIYIPGWVSNIDTMWTEPRLAAFLTRLTFFSRLIIFDKRGTGLSDRSDEYSTMEERMDDINAVMDATNSEKAFLFSHSEGGSVSLLFSLNYPHRTLGVIGFGIFAKRRYSEDYPWAPTDEEREVSNKLIENNWTQGDLSELKSLVPSLAHDNGFMDWLTSYLRSGASPKAALILHKQCTQIDITKILDSIKVPTLLLFRTDEIEILVEEGKYIAERIPNSKFVELSGKDHLFWTGDTYPILAEMEEFVTGIRPNKSQFQDANIKTKKKGIDLETIMSENFLRNLKVEEFATLCGRSLSAFKRDFKNIFNTTPSKWIKSKRLERAKALLIESDLNISQICYDCGFINSSHFIKSFKEKYNLPPHQYRSYKIKI, from the coding sequence TTGAAACCAATAACAAAATATACAAAAAGCGATAATTTTAATATTGCATATCAGGTTATAGGTAATGGACCAGTTGATATCATTTATATTCCGGGTTGGGTATCTAATATTGATACGATGTGGACTGAGCCTAGACTTGCGGCTTTTTTAACAAGGCTCACTTTCTTCTCAAGATTAATAATTTTTGATAAAAGAGGTACTGGACTTTCAGATCGTTCTGACGAATATTCTACAATGGAAGAGCGTATGGACGATATTAATGCCGTAATGGATGCCACAAATTCAGAAAAAGCATTTTTATTTAGTCATTCTGAAGGAGGATCGGTTAGCCTCTTATTTTCACTTAATTATCCTCACCGAACTTTAGGTGTAATAGGTTTTGGAATCTTTGCCAAACGTAGATATTCTGAAGATTACCCTTGGGCTCCAACAGATGAAGAACGAGAAGTTTCCAATAAATTAATAGAAAATAATTGGACACAAGGAGACCTTAGCGAACTCAAATCGTTAGTTCCTTCTTTAGCTCATGATAATGGATTTATGGATTGGCTGACTAGTTATTTGCGCTCAGGAGCAAGCCCTAAAGCGGCATTAATTTTACATAAACAGTGCACACAAATTGACATTACTAAAATTTTAGATTCAATAAAAGTGCCAACACTCCTTCTATTTAGAACAGATGAAATAGAGATTTTGGTAGAAGAAGGTAAATATATTGCAGAGCGTATTCCAAACTCAAAGTTTGTAGAACTTAGCGGTAAAGACCATCTTTTTTGGACTGGAGACACGTATCCTATATTAGCTGAAATGGAAGAATTTGTTACTGGAATACGTCCGAACAAATCACAATTTCAAGATGCTAATATAAAAACCAAAAAAAAAGGAATTGATTTAGAAACAATTATGTCTGAAAACTTCTTGCGCAACTTAAAAGTTGAAGAATTTGCTACATTATGTGGGAGAAGTTTATCAGCATTTAAAAGAGACTTTAAGAATATTTTTAATACGACACCATCTAAATGGATAAAATCCAAGCGACTAGAGCGTGCTAAAGCCTTACTTATAGAAAGTGACCTAAACATAAGCCAAATATGCTATGATTGTGGTTTTATAAATTCATCTCATTTTATAAAATCGTTCAAAGAAAAATACAACCTTCCTCCTCATCAGTACAGGTCTTATAAAATTAAAATATAA
- a CDS encoding alpha/beta fold hydrolase translates to MYQKIEFLSQGITLRGRLYVPKNNKNKPPIVIMAHGFTTTINEMTADKYAERFRKVGYAVLLYDHRNLGVSDGEPRQEINFWVQSRGYIDAIDFVYTQSRIDTSKVAIWGASMSAREVFLVGSIDERVSAIITIIPAFGDDYPAEDKDGSLYQFAKKTLLSDNILELPYSTTKQMTIVSHDQINTPSKLKELTAYRWFIEYGGRFGTNWKNIVSLSITEAPKQLHLGQCAPHLKAPILMIVAKNDEMQGASPKVTETIFKSINQSKEWVDISGGHFGLLYYPSQLFEKSSKAQINFLERQFNK, encoded by the coding sequence ATGTATCAGAAAATAGAATTTTTATCGCAAGGTATCACATTAAGAGGTAGACTATATGTGCCAAAAAACAATAAAAATAAGCCACCTATTGTTATTATGGCTCATGGTTTTACAACAACGATTAATGAAATGACAGCCGATAAATATGCCGAACGATTTAGAAAAGTAGGATATGCCGTTTTATTATATGATCATAGGAACTTAGGGGTTAGCGATGGTGAGCCACGTCAAGAAATAAATTTTTGGGTTCAATCGAGAGGTTATATAGATGCAATTGACTTCGTTTATACACAATCAAGAATTGACACCTCCAAAGTAGCAATTTGGGGAGCAAGCATGAGTGCTCGTGAAGTCTTTTTGGTTGGTTCTATTGATGAAAGAGTAAGTGCTATTATTACTATAATCCCAGCTTTTGGTGACGACTATCCAGCAGAAGATAAAGATGGAAGTTTATATCAATTTGCAAAAAAAACATTACTAAGCGATAATATTTTAGAATTGCCATATTCAACTACCAAACAGATGACTATTGTATCTCACGATCAAATAAACACACCTTCAAAATTGAAAGAATTAACAGCTTATAGGTGGTTTATAGAATATGGTGGACGCTTTGGTACAAACTGGAAAAATATAGTTTCGCTCTCTATTACCGAAGCACCAAAACAATTACATTTAGGTCAGTGTGCTCCACACCTTAAGGCTCCAATACTTATGATTGTTGCTAAAAATGATGAAATGCAAGGTGCTAGTCCAAAAGTTACAGAAACTATTTTTAAATCTATAAATCAATCAAAAGAATGGGTTGATATTTCTGGAGGTCATTTTGGTTTATTATATTACCCAAGTCAATTATTTGAAAAATCTAGTAAAGCACAAATAAACTTTTTAGAACGACAATTCAATAAATAA
- a CDS encoding nuclear transport factor 2 family protein codes for MKTRLTFTLIMALGFLLTSCNAQVDLINDEFPEAKQEVMETFGAIAQSIKDGDMDKLISFHAYSPKFTEFKNGELRNGGEANEAHERNVFGSVTEVVKFDAKDLQIAVYGDVANLTFHSDFQLKFGEDLVTVNDQITLLFVKTKDGWKMVHEHHSPLKK; via the coding sequence ATGAAAACAAGATTAACATTTACATTAATTATGGCATTGGGGTTTCTTTTAACTAGTTGCAACGCACAAGTAGATTTAATAAACGATGAATTTCCTGAGGCAAAACAAGAAGTAATGGAAACTTTTGGCGCAATTGCACAAAGCATAAAAGATGGCGATATGGATAAGTTAATTTCATTCCATGCTTACAGCCCTAAGTTCACAGAATTTAAAAACGGAGAACTAAGGAATGGTGGTGAAGCTAATGAAGCTCATGAGCGTAATGTCTTTGGCTCTGTAACAGAAGTTGTAAAGTTCGATGCTAAAGATTTACAAATTGCTGTTTATGGAGATGTAGCTAATTTAACTTTCCACTCTGACTTTCAATTAAAATTTGGAGAAGATTTAGTTACTGTAAACGATCAAATTACCTTACTGTTTGTTAAGACAAAAGATGGCTGGAAAATGGTACATGAACATCATTCTCCTCTTAAAAAATAA
- a CDS encoding transcriptional repressor, giving the protein MKRRNTVTKEAVLSVLSSAKKAMSQDAIEKKINIDINRATIYRVLNRSCEDGILHRIQADNGRQYFALAKKKDGLPLHHFHFRCKRCETIECLPVPVVFSLPNIYQVEEVNCVLTGICKDCT; this is encoded by the coding sequence ATGAAAAGAAGAAATACAGTAACCAAAGAAGCTGTGCTTTCTGTTTTGAGTTCAGCAAAAAAAGCTATGAGTCAGGATGCTATAGAGAAAAAAATAAATATTGATATTAATAGAGCGACAATCTATCGTGTATTAAATCGATCTTGTGAAGATGGTATTTTACATAGAATTCAGGCAGATAATGGCAGGCAATATTTTGCTTTGGCTAAAAAGAAAGATGGGCTGCCACTACATCATTTTCATTTTCGTTGTAAACGCTGTGAAACTATTGAGTGTTTGCCTGTTCCAGTAGTTTTCTCATTACCCAATATATATCAGGTGGAAGAGGTTAATTGTGTTCTTACAGGAATTTGCAAAGATTGTACTTAG
- a CDS encoding GNAT family N-acetyltransferase, which translates to MTIIKVTTEHLEDLIPLFDGYRQFYKQPSNIKKARTFLNERISKNESVIYIAYIDKQAVGFMQLYPLFSSVSMQPMYLLNDLYVDANIRNKGVGQQLIKAAEDLCIEKGYKGLGIQTEVTNPAQHLYERVGFVKDPDLHLFWVNSQ; encoded by the coding sequence ATGACTATTATTAAAGTAACTACAGAACACTTAGAAGATCTAATTCCATTATTTGATGGTTATAGACAATTCTACAAACAGCCATCAAATATTAAAAAAGCTAGAACATTTTTAAACGAAAGAATTAGTAAAAACGAATCTGTAATTTACATTGCTTATATAGACAAACAAGCAGTGGGTTTTATGCAGTTATATCCTTTATTTTCTTCTGTTTCTATGCAACCAATGTACCTGTTAAACGATTTATATGTAGATGCAAACATACGTAACAAAGGTGTGGGACAACAACTCATTAAAGCTGCTGAAGATTTGTGCATCGAAAAAGGGTACAAGGGCTTAGGCATTCAAACTGAAGTAACAAATCCTGCACAACATTTATACGAACGCGTTGGTTTTGTTAAAGATCCAGACTTACATCTGTTTTGGGTAAATTCACAATAG
- a CDS encoding YciI family protein: MKDFMMIFIGKEYTDLGLSPEDMQNRMEKWFAWGNKMEKAGILKGGEALTPQIRRVIGKNRTVTDLTSAEVKEIVGGFYLIQAKDFDEVQEIAKDFPDYDLGNTVEIREIMVFDQ, encoded by the coding sequence ATGAAAGATTTTATGATGATTTTTATCGGAAAAGAGTATACAGATTTAGGGTTATCTCCAGAAGATATGCAAAACAGAATGGAAAAATGGTTTGCATGGGGAAATAAAATGGAAAAAGCTGGTATTCTCAAAGGAGGTGAAGCATTAACACCTCAAATAAGACGTGTTATTGGTAAAAATCGTACTGTAACCGATTTAACCTCTGCCGAAGTCAAAGAAATTGTTGGTGGATTTTACCTTATTCAAGCCAAAGATTTTGATGAAGTGCAAGAAATAGCCAAAGATTTTCCTGATTACGATTTAGGAAATACTGTTGAAATTCGCGAAATCATGGTATTTGACCAATAA
- a CDS encoding glyceraldehyde-3-phosphate dehydrogenase: protein MSFNETYEKELAFQADRRRATVEFIKIISDLWYDKSIELVLFRNQLIDRNVSEILNLHEYAGEFVQKPISVFDSVEIAQAIKTLDIPPAKLDIGKLTYEYHLEDDKYSNAIAFVADKLNDAGKNGSIKPKDVVLYGFGRIGRLVARELMTKAGVGNQLRLRAIVTRGEINETVLEKRASLLRNDSVHGDFLGTVTIDLDNEALIINGTTVNIISANAPEDIDYTEYGINNALVIDNTGAFRDKEALSRHLKSKGADKVLLTAPGKGVPNIVHGVNQFEHNPDKVDIFSAASCTTNAITPILKVMEDSFGVKSGHLETIHAYTNDQNLVDNFHKKYRRGRAAALNMVITETGAGSAVAKALPSLEGKLTSNAIRVPVPNGSLAILNLELENATSIDGINSVIKKYALEGDLVEQIKYELSDELVSSDIVGSSAPAIYDSKATIIRADGKNVLLYIWYDNEYGYSHQVIRLAKHIAKVRRFTYY from the coding sequence GAGCTACTGTCGAATTTATTAAAATAATAAGTGATCTTTGGTACGACAAGTCTATCGAATTGGTTCTTTTTAGAAACCAATTAATTGATAGAAATGTTAGCGAAATTCTTAACCTTCACGAATATGCTGGAGAATTTGTACAAAAACCAATTTCGGTTTTTGATTCTGTTGAAATTGCACAAGCCATTAAAACATTAGACATACCACCAGCAAAATTAGATATTGGTAAACTTACTTACGAATATCATTTAGAAGACGATAAATATAGCAATGCCATCGCTTTTGTTGCCGACAAACTAAATGATGCTGGTAAAAACGGCTCTATTAAACCAAAAGATGTTGTGTTATATGGTTTTGGACGTATTGGTCGTTTAGTAGCTCGTGAGTTAATGACTAAGGCAGGAGTTGGTAATCAGTTGCGTCTTAGAGCTATTGTAACTAGAGGAGAAATTAACGAGACAGTTCTTGAAAAAAGAGCATCGTTATTACGTAATGATTCTGTTCATGGCGATTTTTTAGGAACTGTTACTATAGACTTAGATAATGAAGCATTAATAATAAATGGTACAACTGTTAATATTATTTCGGCAAACGCTCCAGAAGATATAGATTACACCGAATACGGAATTAATAATGCCTTAGTAATTGATAATACAGGTGCTTTTAGAGATAAAGAAGCTCTTAGTCGTCACTTAAAATCTAAAGGTGCGGACAAAGTGTTATTGACAGCTCCTGGAAAAGGTGTACCAAATATTGTACATGGTGTTAATCAGTTTGAGCATAACCCAGATAAAGTAGATATTTTCTCTGCAGCTTCATGTACAACAAATGCCATTACACCTATTTTAAAAGTAATGGAAGATTCATTTGGTGTAAAAAGTGGTCATTTAGAAACGATTCATGCATATACTAACGATCAAAACTTAGTAGATAATTTTCATAAAAAATATAGACGAGGAAGAGCTGCAGCACTTAACATGGTAATTACCGAAACTGGAGCTGGAAGTGCAGTAGCAAAAGCATTACCAAGTCTTGAAGGTAAATTAACCTCTAATGCTATTAGAGTACCTGTACCTAATGGTTCGCTAGCTATTTTAAATCTGGAATTAGAAAATGCTACATCAATAGATGGCATTAACTCTGTGATAAAAAAATATGCTTTAGAAGGCGACCTTGTAGAGCAAATTAAATATGAATTAAGTGATGAGTTAGTATCTAGTGATATCGTTGGAAGTTCGGCGCCAGCAATTTATGATAGTAAAGCCACTATTATTAGAGCAGATGGTAAAAATGTGCTTTTATATATTTGGTACGATAACGAATATGGTTATAGCCATCAAGTTATTAGACTTGCAAAACACATTGCAAAAGTGAGACGTTTTACCTATTATTAG
- a CDS encoding DUF1801 domain-containing protein, protein MSNNENFFLNKDEPNKGCLLTLRDIILNQDENIAETTKYGMPCFCYKNKMFCYLWFDKKTNEPYILFVEDQHLNHKKLETGTRNRMKILRINPNKDIPIQTIELLLNNALDLYRNGTIAVK, encoded by the coding sequence ATGAGTAACAATGAAAACTTCTTTTTAAATAAAGATGAACCCAACAAAGGGTGCTTATTGACTTTGCGTGATATTATTCTCAATCAAGACGAAAATATAGCAGAAACAACAAAATATGGAATGCCTTGCTTTTGTTATAAGAATAAAATGTTTTGCTATCTGTGGTTTGACAAAAAAACCAATGAACCATACATTCTTTTTGTTGAAGACCAACACCTCAATCACAAAAAATTAGAAACAGGAACACGTAATAGGATGAAAATATTACGAATAAATCCAAATAAAGACATTCCAATACAAACAATAGAATTATTATTAAATAATGCATTAGATTTATACAGAAATGGAACAATTGCAGTTAAGTAA
- a CDS encoding sigma-70 family RNA polymerase sigma factor, translated as MEHKHIDHLFRYHSGKMVSVLTRIFGLSNLDIIEDAVQDTFIKASISWRRQQPEHPEAWLTKAAKNRVIDILRKLKKEKAYLPEIHQGTDVIAINKLFLDTEIEDAQLRMIFTACHPDLNPTDRISFALKTVSGFSIKEISSALLTKEDTIKKRLFRARKAIQESQLKFHIPQGKDLPNRLESVMEVLYLIFNEGFHSNNKEELIRQDLCGEAMRLCQLLLKNKHTRTSASYALYALMCFHSARLSAKINTNNELLDLKHQDRTQWHFPLIELGNMMMNKAVENSEFSCYHYEAAIASEHLRANRFEVTNWDKILLWYQSLHALQPMASHILTMAVVCMQQQNYKTAKTYLDQISADDFAQRVYLYYATLSDYYSNTNQPKKAVQHLDNALNTVSNNLEKDFLEKKKQMLLKPKKS; from the coding sequence ATGGAACATAAGCACATAGACCATCTGTTTCGCTATCATAGTGGAAAGATGGTCTCTGTTCTTACTCGAATATTCGGCCTCTCAAATCTTGATATTATTGAAGATGCTGTTCAAGACACCTTCATAAAAGCCAGTATCTCTTGGCGACGCCAACAACCTGAACATCCTGAAGCTTGGTTAACCAAGGCGGCAAAAAATAGAGTAATAGATATCTTAAGAAAGCTTAAAAAAGAGAAAGCGTATTTACCTGAAATACACCAAGGAACAGATGTTATAGCAATTAATAAACTTTTTTTAGATACCGAAATTGAAGATGCGCAACTTCGCATGATATTTACAGCCTGCCATCCAGATTTAAACCCAACAGATCGTATCTCATTTGCACTAAAAACAGTATCTGGGTTTAGTATTAAAGAAATATCCTCTGCACTACTTACCAAAGAAGACACAATTAAAAAACGACTGTTTAGAGCGCGAAAAGCCATACAAGAGTCACAATTAAAATTTCATATCCCACAAGGAAAAGATTTACCTAATAGATTAGAAAGTGTTATGGAAGTACTGTACCTTATTTTTAACGAAGGCTTCCACTCCAACAACAAAGAAGAACTAATTCGTCAAGACTTATGTGGCGAAGCCATGCGTTTATGTCAACTGCTATTAAAAAACAAACACACCAGAACTTCTGCTAGTTATGCCTTGTATGCTTTAATGTGTTTTCACTCGGCACGTTTAAGTGCAAAAATTAACACCAATAACGAACTGCTCGATTTAAAACACCAAGACCGAACACAATGGCATTTTCCATTAATAGAATTAGGAAACATGATGATGAATAAAGCTGTAGAAAATTCGGAATTCTCCTGTTATCATTACGAAGCAGCCATTGCCTCCGAGCATTTACGCGCTAACCGCTTTGAAGTCACCAATTGGGACAAGATATTATTATGGTACCAAAGCCTACATGCTTTACAACCTATGGCATCACATATACTCACTATGGCAGTAGTATGCATGCAACAGCAAAATTATAAAACCGCAAAAACTTATTTAGACCAAATCTCAGCAGACGACTTTGCACAACGTGTGTATTTATATTACGCTACACTTTCCGATTATTACAGCAACACCAACCAGCCTAAAAAAGCAGTACAACACTTAGACAATGCTTTAAATACGGTAAGTAATAATTTAGAAAAAGATTTTTTAGAAAAAAAGAAACAGATGCTTTTAAAACCAAAAAAAAGCTAA
- the nhaA gene encoding Na+/H+ antiporter NhaA has protein sequence MIKSSILTPFQKFVKIESFSGLLLLGATILALVWVNSPFGDTYQAIWQYEIGFKTESFELSKPIILWINDGLMAIFFFLIGLEIKREFLIGELNSVKKIAFPLFGALGGMLVPVLLFMVLNQNPETFKGWGIPMATDIAFSLAILKVLGNRIPLSLKIFLTAFAIVDDLGAVLVIALFYSGDLNIMLLVYALLILTFLYTLSYKGIYSKFLLIFLGAIVWLLFLKAGIHPTLAGILLAFSVPVRQRIKTREFIDNLVSITNNIKKAEIIDKAILSKEQIREIDDLEDWTNKYQSPLQHLEHSLHDWVAYVIIPLFALANAGVMISSDITLDTALVTNIVICLVIGNSIGISTVIFIARKLKLIEIPKDIAFKQIIGVSFLAGVGFTMSIFIASLAFVDNPTYIDSAKIGILIGSLISAITGFVILRTSGKA, from the coding sequence ATGATAAAAAGTAGCATTCTCACACCTTTTCAAAAGTTCGTTAAAATTGAAAGTTTTAGTGGACTTTTATTATTAGGTGCTACTATTTTAGCATTGGTTTGGGTAAACTCTCCATTTGGTGATACTTACCAAGCTATTTGGCAATACGAAATTGGTTTTAAAACCGAAAGTTTCGAGCTCAGTAAACCAATTATTTTATGGATTAACGATGGCTTAATGGCTATTTTCTTTTTCCTGATTGGTTTAGAAATAAAGCGTGAATTCCTAATTGGCGAATTAAACTCAGTAAAAAAAATAGCCTTCCCACTTTTTGGTGCGCTTGGTGGTATGCTGGTACCTGTGTTGTTATTTATGGTGCTTAACCAAAACCCTGAAACCTTTAAAGGTTGGGGAATACCAATGGCAACAGATATTGCATTTTCGTTAGCCATTTTAAAAGTATTGGGGAATCGCATTCCTTTAAGTCTAAAAATATTTTTAACAGCCTTTGCTATTGTGGACGATTTAGGTGCTGTATTGGTGATAGCGCTGTTTTATAGTGGTGACTTAAATATCATGCTACTCGTGTATGCATTATTGATACTTACGTTTTTATACACACTATCCTATAAAGGCATTTACTCTAAGTTTTTACTCATATTTTTAGGAGCCATTGTGTGGTTGCTGTTTTTAAAAGCTGGTATTCATCCAACTTTAGCTGGCATATTATTAGCATTTTCGGTGCCTGTGAGACAACGTATAAAAACAAGAGAGTTTATAGACAATTTAGTAAGCATCACCAATAATATTAAAAAAGCCGAAATAATTGATAAAGCAATACTTTCTAAAGAACAAATTCGCGAAATAGACGACCTTGAAGATTGGACCAATAAATACCAATCACCATTACAACATTTAGAGCATAGCTTACACGATTGGGTAGCCTATGTTATTATTCCGCTGTTTGCTTTGGCTAACGCAGGCGTTATGATTAGTAGTGATATTACATTAGATACTGCCTTGGTTACAAATATTGTGATTTGCTTAGTTATAGGAAACAGTATTGGCATTTCCACCGTTATTTTTATAGCTAGAAAACTAAAACTGATAGAAATACCCAAAGACATTGCTTTTAAGCAAATTATTGGTGTATCGTTTTTAGCAGGAGTTGGATTTACCATGTCCATTTTTATTGCAAGTTTAGCTTTTGTAGATAACCCAACCTATATCGACTCCGCTAAAATTGGTATTTTAATAGGCTCATTAATCTCGGCAATAACTGGGTTTGTAATTTTAAGAACGAGTGGAAAAGCCTAA
- the trmD gene encoding tRNA (guanosine(37)-N1)-methyltransferase TrmD — MRIDIITVLPELLKSPFEASILKRAIDAGLVEVYFHNLRDYTTGNYKSVDDTQFGGGAGMVMMVEPIDKCINKLKSERDYDEVIYMTPDGETLNQGIANQISLKENIIILCGHYKGVDQRVRDMFITKEISIGDYVLSGGELGAAVLCDAVIRLIPGVLGNETSALTDSFQDNLLAPPIYTKPREYKGMKVPEVLFSGNFPEIEKWREEQAYQRTKDRRPDLLEE, encoded by the coding sequence ATGCGAATAGATATTATTACCGTTTTACCCGAATTACTTAAAAGCCCGTTTGAGGCCTCTATTTTAAAACGTGCCATTGACGCTGGTTTAGTAGAAGTGTATTTTCATAATCTTAGAGATTACACAACTGGTAATTATAAAAGTGTAGACGACACGCAATTTGGTGGTGGCGCAGGTATGGTGATGATGGTGGAGCCTATTGATAAGTGTATAAACAAGCTAAAATCTGAGAGAGATTACGACGAAGTTATTTATATGACACCTGATGGTGAAACCTTAAATCAAGGTATTGCCAACCAAATCTCATTAAAAGAAAACATTATCATCCTTTGCGGGCATTATAAAGGTGTAGACCAACGTGTTCGAGATATGTTTATTACCAAAGAAATCTCCATTGGCGATTATGTGTTGTCTGGTGGCGAACTTGGAGCAGCTGTGTTATGCGATGCAGTGATACGCTTAATTCCTGGTGTGTTAGGTAACGAAACCTCTGCCCTAACCGATTCGTTTCAAGATAATTTATTAGCGCCTCCTATTTATACCAAACCAAGAGAGTACAAAGGCATGAAAGTTCCAGAAGTATTGTTTAGTGGCAACTTTCCTGAAATAGAAAAATGGCGCGAAGAACAAGCCTACCAACGTACTAAAGATAGACGACCAGATTTGCTAGAAGAGTAA